In Roseiconus lacunae, the DNA window GCACTGTCGCGACAATTACTTCGCGCCCGAGCACCTTGCGCCATTGGTCAAGTTCGACTTGGCCGCTGGTCATGGCGGTGATCACCAGCGTCGCCGATTGGCTTCCGGAATTTCCGCCGGCACTGATGATTAGCGGGATGAATGACACCAGCCAGATGAACTTGTTCAATTCTTCGTGGTAGTGTTCGAGCGCAAAGGCGGTCAGCAACGCCGCAAAGAATAGGATGATCAGCCAGATGCCTCGCTTCCAAGAAAGGTTTAGCAATCCAATCCGGAGGTAGTCTTCTTCGAGCGGCTCGACTGCCGCGATGCGATGGGCGTCCTCGGTTAGTTCTTCGCGAACGACGTCAATGACATCATCGTGCGTGATGATGCCCAACAATTGTCGACCAGAATCGACAACCGGAATCGCCAACAAATTGAAGTGCTCGACCTTCTCGGCGACCGACTCCTGGTCCTCATCGACTTCGGCGACGACGACGTCGGTTTCCATCAGGTCGCCAAGGGTTCGCGATGGTGTTCGTAGCGAAGAGACCAACTGCCGCGTCGACACAATCCCGCGAAGCAAGTTATCTTCGTCGACGACATAAAGATAATAGATCGTCTCGAGTTCACTGGCTTGATTGCCGAGTGCTTCGAGTGCACCGGAAACCGTTAACGTTTCAGACAACATCGCCACTTCCGACGTCATTAACGAGCCGGCGGTTCCTTCGTCGTAGGAACAGAGCCTTTGGATGTCGCGACGGTCGGCTACGGGCAAGAGTGGCAGAATGGTCTGCGCCCGCGTACCGGTTAACTGCTGAAACAAGTCGACACGGTCATCCGATGGGATGCGGTCGACAAGTTCAGCGACCTGACGTGGTTCTTGCGATTGGAGCAAGCCGACCTGTCGCTGTTCGTCGAAATAGCCAAAAATCTCGGCGCGTCGATCAGCGTCGGCGTATTGCAAGACGGCCCATAGGTCCGTGTCTTCTAACCCTTCCATGAACTCGGCCGTCCGGCCTGCGTTCAAAGTATTACAGAACTCAGTCAGCTCGGCCGCATTATCTTCGGCCAGCATTTCGCGAAGTTCGGGTAAGAAGAGCGGATTAACCATCAATTGCTGACGCGTTCGACGTATTCACCGGTTCGAGTGTCGACTTTGATGACGTTGCCCTCCTTAATAAATCCGGGCACGGTGAACTCCGCCCCGGTCTCGACCATTGCTGGCTTAGTCACGTTGGTCGCCGTGTCGCCTTTGGCACCGGGGGCACACTCGGTGATTTCAAGCTCCACCATGACGGGCGGTTCGACGATAATCGCGTTACCGTTGTAGAGCGTCATCGTGCAGATCATGCCGTCCTTGAGGTACTTCCAAATGTCGCCGGCGACCTTTTCGGCGACTTCGTATTGTTCGAACGTTTCCTGGTGCATGAAAACGTAATCTTGCCCTTGGCGATACAAGAACGACACGTCGGTGGTTTCGACGTCGGCCGATTCCAACGAATCTCCACCTTTGTAAGTTCGGTCCAAAGTGGTACCGCGGACAAGATTCTTCAGTTTGCACTTGTAAAGAGCGTTTCCCTTACCTGGCTTGACAAACTGCATGTCTGTCATCAGGTACGGTTCGCCATCAATTTGGACCTTCAGCCCTTTTCGAAAATCGCTTGTGTTGTAAGTTGCCATGTCTTCGTTCGGCTCCGTTGAATTCCGATCCGGCGAGCGTCTAGGGGAAAATCAGGGCGGCAGTTTACCGACCTGGTTACAGTTTGTCCTCACCAGC includes these proteins:
- the mgtE gene encoding magnesium transporter, with product MVNPLFLPELREMLAEDNAAELTEFCNTLNAGRTAEFMEGLEDTDLWAVLQYADADRRAEIFGYFDEQRQVGLLQSQEPRQVAELVDRIPSDDRVDLFQQLTGTRAQTILPLLPVADRRDIQRLCSYDEGTAGSLMTSEVAMLSETLTVSGALEALGNQASELETIYYLYVVDEDNLLRGIVSTRQLVSSLRTPSRTLGDLMETDVVVAEVDEDQESVAEKVEHFNLLAIPVVDSGRQLLGIITHDDVIDVVREELTEDAHRIAAVEPLEEDYLRIGLLNLSWKRGIWLIILFFAALLTAFALEHYHEELNKFIWLVSFIPLIISAGGNSGSQSATLVITAMTSGQVELDQWRKVLGREVIVATVLGIFLALIGYAVAIFLAPTPVAALVIPMTLVAVIFVGCFFGASLPLIFQRLGLDPAMMSNPFVAGIVDILGIIIYINIARLLL
- the efp gene encoding elongation factor P; this translates as MATYNTSDFRKGLKVQIDGEPYLMTDMQFVKPGKGNALYKCKLKNLVRGTTLDRTYKGGDSLESADVETTDVSFLYRQGQDYVFMHQETFEQYEVAEKVAGDIWKYLKDGMICTMTLYNGNAIIVEPPVMVELEITECAPGAKGDTATNVTKPAMVETGAEFTVPGFIKEGNVIKVDTRTGEYVERVSN